In a single window of the Magnolia sinica isolate HGM2019 chromosome 7, MsV1, whole genome shotgun sequence genome:
- the LOC131250655 gene encoding uncharacterized protein LOC131250655 has product MRPALNSVEVTGYDNYRLQDHQEEDQDPLDLGDVEGRIQVVGTDNHAIEQATPSQLDGQIIPGTGKVTKKLRRHRILYARGDWGSRLRRLKRRANFTSPPYITFVYARCARILRRALWEELASFSSLVQGPWAVCGDFNATLDNSKRRSRRPADKASSSDFAEAINNAGLLDLGFSGNRFTWSNNQARSSRVWARLDRVLINVAWSTLFLPFQVTHLPCIQSDHAPLLLVFPARTTSGPKPFRFQQMWAQHDLFSQVVRSAWNKAESTHPVYNVLSKLEQVKHDLRIWNKEIFRNVFEKVRVVERSLVDLETQLQDAPEIFWKQKSMVNWLAEGDRNTRFFHAVATEKQRRSAQNDVLLALPTLSEVHHVVLSMPKDGDPGSNGFPRSFYAWEVVGQDIHKAVTFFFQGGNLHRAVTSSVICLIPKSNSPKRFLNFRPISLCNCLYKIFSKIIAIRLSQVLPLLISSKQGAFI; this is encoded by the exons ATGAGACCTGCCCTGAACTCCGTCGAAGTCACAGGCTATGATAACTATAGACTTCAGGATCATCAGGAAGAAGATCAGGATCCCCTAGACTTGGGAGATGTGGAAGGTCGAATTCAGGTAGTTGGGACTGATAACCATGCCATAGAACAGGCCACGCCTAGCCAGTTAGATGGCCAAATTATCCCAGGGACTGGGAAAGTTACCAAGAAGCTGAGAAGACACAGAATCCTCTATGCAAGAGGGGATTGGGGATCCAGACTGCGAAGACTTAAGAGGAGGGCT AATTTTACATCCCCTCCATATATCACCTTTGTCTATGCTAGGTGTGCTAGAATCCTGAGAAGAGCTCTCTGGGAAGAATTGGCATCATTCTCCTCATTGGTTCAAGGGCCCTGGGCTGTTTGTGGGGATTTCAATGCCACTCTTGACAACTCAAAGAGAAGAAGTCGTAGGCCTGCTGACAAAGCGAGCTCGTCTGATTTTGCTGAAGCTATTAACAATGCAGGGCTGCTAGATCTGGGTTTCTCTGGGAACCGCTTCACTTGGAGTAATAACCAGGCTAGATCTTCCCGCGTTTGGGCAAGGTTGGATAGAGTCTTGATCAATGTAGCTTGGTCCACCCTTTTCTTGCCGTTCCAGGTTACCCACCTTCCTTGTATCCAATCCGACCACGCCCCGCTCCTCCTGGTTTTCCCTGCGCGAACGACTAGCGGCCCGAAGCCTTTCAGATTCCAACAGATGTGGGCCCAACACGATTTGTTCAGCCAGGTAGTCCGGTCGGCATGGAACAAGGCGGAGTCCACTCATCCAGTCTATAATGTCCTCTCTAAGCTCGAGCAGGTGAAGCACGATCTCAGGATCTGGAACAAAGAAATTTTTCGGAATGTATTTGAGAAGGTGCGGGTGGTTGAGCGGTCTCTAGTGGATTTGGAGACTCAGCTGCAAGATGCTCCA GAAATTTTCTGGAAACAGAAATCAATGGTCAATTGGTTGGCTGAGGGGGACAGAAATACCCGATTCTTCCATGCAGTTGCTACTGAAAAACAGCGTAGATCA GCCCAGAATGACGTGCTGCTGGCTCTTCCCACGTTATCGGAGGTTCACCACGTGGTCCTCTCCATGCCCAAGGACGGTGACCCGGGGTCGAATGGTTTTCCTAGGAGTTTTTACGCCTGGGAGGTGGTGGGACAGGACATTCATAAGGCTGTCACGTTCTTCTTCCAAGGTGGAAACCTCCACAGGGCCGTTACTTCATCGGTTATTTGCTTGATCCCTAAGTCGAACTCCCCCAAACGGTTCTTGAATTTTCGTCCAATCAGTCTCTGCAATTGTCTATACAAGATCTTCTCTAAAATCATCGCTATAAGGTTGAGTCAGGTTCTCCCGCTACTGATTTCTTCGAAGCAAGGGGCGTTCATCTAG
- the LOC131252119 gene encoding uncharacterized protein LOC131252119, with translation MVGFFKSFRGLRQGDPISPGLFILFAEVLSRGFKALISHNICHPFTLSRGCPIISHLLYADGTLLLTNGSKDLLLPTKRFLDSFQASSGQCISLSKSSFFYSKRIPPSRVRSIESILGFGKSVASFSYLGIPLAEGRMKSSAFKPLVDRVVGRINGWQARILSQAGRAVLVKHILCAIPVHSLAAIHLPSQVLALLERHLANFFWGWSNGKRKLHWVK, from the coding sequence ATGGTTGGTTTCTTTAAATCTTTTAGGGGTTTGCGGCAGGGCGACCCCATCTCTCCAGGCTTATTCATTCTCTTTGCCGAGGTGCTGAGTAGGGGCTTTAAGGCTCTCATATCTCACAATATTTGTCATCCATTTACGCTCAGCCGAGGGTGCCCAATCATTTCTCACCTTCTCTATGCGGACGGCACCCTCCTCTTAACCAATGGGAGTAAGGATTTGTTACTACCTACCAAACGTTTCCTTGACTCCTTTCAGGCGTCCTCGGGCCAATGTATTAGTCTCAGCAAGAGCTccttcttctactccaagagGATCCCGCCCTCCAGAGTTAGATCCATTGAATCAATTCTGGGCTTTGGAAAATCGGTTGCATCTTTCTCCTATCTTGGCATCCCTTTGGCTGAGGGTAGAATGAAATCTAGTGCATTTAAACCACTAGTTGACAGAGTTGTGGGTCGCATAAATGGGTGGCAGGCCAGAATCCTCTCCCAAGCGGGCAGGGCGGTCCTAGTAAAACACATTTTATGCGCCATCCCTGTTCATTCATTGGCGGCGATCCATCTTCCGTCTCAAGTGCTAGCATTGCTTGAGAGACATTTGGCTAACTTTTTCTGGGGTTGGTCTAATGGCAAGAGGAAATTGCACTGGGTTAAATAG